In Bdellovibrio sp. GT3, one genomic interval encodes:
- a CDS encoding DUF1254 domain-containing protein has product MRMPAIAISALLLSVSLGWAKNADTSIIQSNGFPVEKSAQSILDEQDYQRALTAYRFWYPTVSVEGIFNGSRAAGAKDNQSMFIVAAQPRHVGLTLNSDTPYGGANMDLSAGPVVVEVPPGQFVGLVNDRNQKWIMDIGLPGPNKGKGGKHLILPPGYNGKVPDGYQVGRSATNKILVAIRSLPSDGDVNKAMAEMKKIKIHLLNSEKIVTMFDVTDRKIDVSALSWEDNFQYWTALHKVINEEPVNPEQTAMYGVLENLGIAKGKEFKPDARMKSILERAAKNGRDQLIVTTFGDKRPERITWKDRKWEWASYVSENGDFMTSSGMDLQARERWFAQAIVASPAMFSRKPGAGSLYWLGLRDNKGQYLEGGRSYQLKVPYPVPGKLFWSVTVYDAKTRSQVQASQGKAALRSLFELKNIPSDAKEVTLYFGPTAPAGKEDFWIQTVPGRGWFTYFRIYGPTEPTFNGTWRPGDFEAVTFEKSSGKIGMNH; this is encoded by the coding sequence ATGCGAATGCCCGCAATTGCAATCTCTGCCCTGCTTTTGTCCGTCTCTTTGGGGTGGGCGAAGAATGCCGATACAAGTATCATACAATCCAATGGATTTCCGGTCGAAAAATCCGCCCAAAGCATTTTGGACGAGCAGGATTATCAACGTGCTTTGACGGCGTATCGTTTTTGGTATCCCACGGTTTCGGTTGAAGGAATTTTCAATGGCTCGCGTGCCGCGGGCGCCAAAGACAATCAAAGTATGTTCATTGTGGCTGCGCAGCCGCGTCACGTAGGACTTACCCTGAACTCTGATACTCCGTATGGTGGAGCAAATATGGATTTGTCGGCGGGACCTGTGGTGGTCGAAGTGCCGCCGGGACAATTCGTAGGTTTGGTTAACGATCGCAATCAAAAATGGATTATGGATATCGGTTTGCCGGGACCAAATAAAGGGAAAGGTGGCAAGCACTTGATTCTTCCGCCCGGATACAATGGAAAAGTACCTGATGGGTATCAGGTGGGAAGGTCTGCCACGAACAAGATTCTGGTGGCGATTCGCTCGTTACCTTCAGATGGTGATGTGAACAAAGCGATGGCGGAGATGAAGAAGATAAAAATTCATCTTTTGAACTCTGAAAAAATAGTGACGATGTTCGACGTCACTGATCGCAAGATTGATGTCTCCGCCTTGTCTTGGGAAGACAACTTTCAGTATTGGACAGCCTTGCACAAGGTGATTAACGAAGAACCTGTAAATCCAGAACAAACCGCAATGTATGGTGTGTTGGAAAATCTGGGAATTGCTAAGGGAAAAGAGTTCAAGCCCGATGCGCGCATGAAATCCATTTTGGAAAGAGCTGCAAAAAATGGTCGTGATCAACTGATCGTAACGACTTTCGGTGATAAGCGGCCTGAACGCATCACTTGGAAGGATCGTAAATGGGAGTGGGCAAGCTACGTCTCTGAAAATGGCGACTTTATGACATCTTCAGGAATGGATTTGCAGGCACGGGAAAGATGGTTTGCCCAAGCGATCGTGGCTTCTCCGGCAATGTTCAGTCGTAAACCCGGAGCAGGTTCACTTTATTGGCTGGGTCTACGGGATAATAAAGGCCAATACTTGGAAGGCGGCAGATCCTATCAGCTGAAAGTTCCTTATCCAGTTCCTGGTAAGCTGTTTTGGTCGGTCACGGTGTATGATGCAAAAACCAGAAGCCAGGTGCAGGCTTCACAGGGAAAAGCGGCATTACGTTCCTTATTTGAACTTAAGAATATTCCATCGGATGCGAAAGAAGTGACCTTGTATTTTGGGCCCACGGCCCCTGCCGGTAAAGAGGATTTTTGGATTCAAACGGTTCCTGGGCGTGGATGGTTTACCTATTTTAGAATTTACGGTCCGACGGAGCCAACCTTTAACGGAACATGGCGACCAGGTGATTTTGAGGCAGTTACTTTCGAGAAGAGTTCCGGAAAAATTGG
- a CDS encoding alpha/beta hydrolase, translated as MITTDLFKHKFIPAKKKSDYLMIVLHGRGDSIRPFRSFDNELNIPEMNYLLLNAPRKFLTGYTWYGEPPFQANGVLKIREKLFSLLNDLEQQGWKSENIFFFGFSQGCLISADVGLNYPKQLGGVVGISGYFNFYPRWKNNLADDSLKTPWLFTHGHADDVLPLPETKYGVDKLKSAGLKVEWIEMDKKHTLEEEEYPMIRKWVRNQLSTLAKN; from the coding sequence ATGATTACAACCGATCTTTTTAAGCACAAATTCATTCCGGCAAAAAAGAAATCAGACTATCTGATGATCGTGTTGCACGGGCGCGGCGACAGCATACGTCCGTTCCGCTCATTTGATAATGAACTGAACATCCCTGAGATGAACTACCTGTTATTGAATGCGCCTCGCAAATTTTTGACAGGTTACACCTGGTATGGCGAACCCCCATTTCAGGCCAATGGTGTTTTGAAAATCCGCGAAAAGCTTTTCAGTCTGTTAAACGATCTGGAACAGCAGGGATGGAAGAGCGAAAATATCTTCTTCTTTGGCTTTTCCCAGGGTTGCCTGATCAGTGCGGATGTGGGATTGAACTACCCCAAGCAACTGGGTGGTGTGGTTGGTATCAGCGGTTATTTCAACTTCTACCCTCGTTGGAAAAACAATCTTGCGGATGATTCCTTAAAGACTCCTTGGTTGTTTACTCACGGTCACGCTGACGATGTTCTTCCATTGCCTGAAACCAAGTATGGTGTGGATAAATTGAAATCGGCGGGACTGAAGGTTGAATGGATCGAAATGGATAAGAAGCATACGCTGGAAGAGGAAGAGTATCCTATGATTCGTAAATGGGTTCGTAACCAGCTTTCTACTTTGGCAAAAAATTAA
- a CDS encoding S41 family peptidase, whose amino-acid sequence MLLSTRRFLFASLSVAVLGGSLYWSRLQSPAVAPVKSVDSYWAETGLQAQSLEDLLGPDTCASSERYFLACANAVVSIANRFNLTVETTGNIHPVSEGLSQDFSTEKKQIAIWRQFFTEQTEVATKFSFMNVWKDLKENHIPENQSSLMVGVGLNGFISIFRDPHTYLMPVAMFKEVVSRADNRLTTAGVQVGRADGAYVIRKVLVGSAADRAGLKRGDIILKIDGKPVQALLQARVNELLKGNEGSKVTIFVSRNGERIRKKLQRSEVVVATLTTQVIDGIKPIAVIGLNKFAKGSCDKMKVALDVVNKAQVRGLLFDLRDNPGGQMEEAACIASLFVGADKKIFDIRYLDQAKRSEIYYGGESKVFDKPVAVLINAGSASAAEIVAGALRDLNRAVLVGERTFGKGSFQEGEYWTQNKKIALFETKGFYYLPSGRSPQMKGLEPDVAVNFDHISMDREEDQFVNPLMAPERHVRSLKSLISSKDCLDTEDGMANEDVQLNKARQILFCSKAIAGVN is encoded by the coding sequence GTGTTATTGAGTACACGTAGATTCTTATTTGCATCATTGAGCGTGGCTGTCCTAGGGGGCAGTCTGTACTGGTCGCGTCTCCAGTCGCCTGCTGTTGCTCCAGTTAAATCCGTGGATAGCTATTGGGCTGAGACGGGTTTGCAGGCGCAGTCTTTGGAAGATCTTCTGGGGCCTGACACTTGTGCTAGCTCTGAGCGTTACTTTTTGGCCTGTGCCAATGCCGTGGTTTCTATCGCCAATCGTTTTAATCTGACTGTTGAAACCACTGGAAATATCCATCCGGTGAGTGAGGGGCTATCCCAGGATTTCTCCACGGAGAAAAAGCAAATTGCCATCTGGAGGCAGTTTTTCACCGAACAAACAGAAGTGGCGACAAAGTTCTCCTTCATGAATGTCTGGAAGGATCTAAAAGAAAATCACATTCCCGAAAATCAAAGTTCATTGATGGTGGGTGTCGGTTTGAATGGATTTATTTCGATTTTCCGTGACCCCCATACTTACCTGATGCCAGTGGCCATGTTTAAAGAAGTCGTTTCCCGTGCTGACAATCGTTTGACGACAGCAGGTGTGCAAGTCGGCCGTGCTGATGGAGCTTATGTTATTCGCAAAGTTCTGGTGGGCAGTGCCGCGGATCGCGCAGGATTGAAGCGCGGTGATATCATTTTGAAAATCGACGGCAAGCCGGTGCAAGCATTGTTGCAAGCTCGTGTGAATGAGCTTTTAAAAGGCAATGAAGGCAGCAAAGTCACTATTTTTGTTTCCCGTAACGGGGAAAGAATCCGTAAAAAACTTCAGCGTAGCGAAGTCGTCGTGGCGACGCTGACGACTCAGGTTATTGATGGCATCAAGCCTATCGCAGTTATCGGGTTAAATAAGTTCGCCAAGGGTTCCTGCGACAAAATGAAAGTCGCTCTGGACGTCGTTAATAAAGCTCAGGTTCGTGGCTTGCTATTCGATTTGCGCGACAATCCAGGCGGACAAATGGAAGAGGCGGCATGTATCGCGAGCCTTTTCGTTGGCGCTGATAAAAAGATTTTTGATATCCGTTACCTGGATCAGGCAAAAAGATCTGAAATCTATTACGGTGGCGAGTCCAAGGTTTTTGATAAACCGGTGGCGGTCCTGATTAACGCGGGATCGGCCAGTGCTGCGGAAATCGTGGCGGGTGCTTTGCGTGACTTGAATCGCGCAGTTCTGGTTGGAGAAAGAACTTTCGGTAAGGGCTCTTTCCAAGAGGGCGAGTATTGGACTCAGAATAAAAAAATCGCATTATTTGAAACCAAGGGATTCTACTATCTTCCATCGGGTCGTTCGCCACAAATGAAGGGCTTGGAGCCTGATGTGGCAGTGAACTTCGACCATATCTCCATGGACCGCGAGGAAGATCAGTTTGTAAACCCACTGATGGCCCCTGAACGCCATGTGCGTTCCTTGAAAAGTTTGATCTCCAGCAAGGATTGCTTGGATACAGAAGACGGCATGGCGAACGAAGATGTTCAGCTGAATAAGGCCCGTCAAATTTTATTCTGTTCTAAAGCCATTGCTGGGGTGAATTAA